The Synechococcus sp. RS9909 genomic interval GGTGCACCGGCCAGGGGCGGCAGTCGGGGCTGGCGGAGCGGGGGATTGCGGTGGAGGTGCAGACCAGCGCCGGGGCCTGGCGCACCGTGGACTACCCGCTGAGCTGCCTGAGAAGCGCTAGACCTTGAGCAGTGAGGCGCTGGCGAGATGCAGGTGAGCGTGGATCTCTGTGTGGTGCCCCTGGGGGTAGGGGTGTCCTTGGCGCCCTATGTGGCCGCCTGTCAGCAGGTGATCGAGGCGGCCGGCCTCGACCATGAACTCGGTCCGAACGGCACGGCGATCGAGGGTGAGTGGGAGGCGGTGTTCGCCTGTGTGCGGGAGTGTCATGACGCCGTGCATCGGCTCGGTGCGCCGCGGATTTACACCACGTTGAAGGTGAACACCCGCGCCGATCGTGAGCAATCGTTCCGCGAGAAGGTGCCCAGCGTCGAGGCCAGTCGGGGCGAGCGTTAGGCCCAATCGGTAGAACTTCGGAGCAAACGCACCATCTCGCTCCCGGCATGGGTCTACTAAGACCA includes:
- a CDS encoding MTH1187 family thiamine-binding protein; the protein is MQVSVDLCVVPLGVGVSLAPYVAACQQVIEAAGLDHELGPNGTAIEGEWEAVFACVRECHDAVHRLGAPRIYTTLKVNTRADREQSFREKVPSVEASRGER